DNA from Halorarum salinum:
GTCCAGACGATCAGGCCGGTCGTCATCCCCGCCAGCGCGCCCTGCCGGTTCGTGTTCTCCCACCAGAGCCCGAGGAAGAACATCGGGAACAGGACCGCGCCGGCCAGCGAGAACGCGTACGAGACCAGCGCGGCGATCGGCGCCGCGGGGTCGAGCGCCGCGAGCGTCGTGACGACGCCGAGCGCGACGATGCTCGCTCGTCCGACCAGCACCTGCCGGCGCTGGCTCGCGTCCTCGTTCACGATGTTCGCGTAGATGTCGTGGGAGATGGCCGAGGAGCCGGCGATGAACAGGCCCGACACCGTCGCGATCGCCGCGGCGATGCCCCCGGCCGCGACGAGTCCGACGAACCACTCGGGCAACTCCGCCAGCTGGGTCGCCAGCACGACGATGACGTCGCCCGCGGCGGAGGTCATGCCTGGGTCGCCGTACACCGCGCCGATGTTCCGCGAGTACAGGTCGGTCCCGAACGCCGCGAACGCCGGCGCCGAGAGGTACAGCAGGCAGATGAAGAACAGCCCCCAGACGGTCGACCAGCGGGCGGTCCGCTCGTTCTCGACCGTGTAGAACCGGACGAGCACGTGTGGCAGCCCGCAGGTCCCGACGACCAGCGAGAACGCCGTCGCGATCCAGAGGTAGTAGCTCTCGTTGACGAACGGCTCGCTGAACTCCGAGCTGAGCGAGCCGATCATCGCGCCGTACTCGATCTGGGGCAGGGCCGTCGAGTAGCCCTGCGAGAGGCCGACCGCGTACAGGCCGACGAGGAACGCGACGATGAGGATGACGTACTGGACCGCCATGTTCTTCGTCGCCCCCATCATCCCCGAGAGGGTCAGGTAGCCGACCGTGATCGCCATCATCAGGACGACCATCGACTGGTAGCCGCTCAGCCCGGGAATGCCGACGTCGCCGAAGATGTAGAGCCCGACCA
Protein-coding regions in this window:
- a CDS encoding VC_2705 family sodium/solute symporter is translated as MTAGAFLQSGLLPEGLNVSFKLAPAVLVVAMLALFLGIGYAFRVADTEEMWVAGRSIGNVENGMAIGANWMSAASYLGMAALIALSGFYGLAFVVGWSAGYFILLIFLAAQMRRFGKYTAPDFVGDRFNSDAARAIAAVTTFLIGFVYAIGQARGMGLVGLYIFGDVGIPGLSGYQSMVVLMMAITVGYLTLSGMMGATKNMAVQYVILIVAFLVGLYAVGLSQGYSTALPQIEYGAMIGSLSSEFSEPFVNESYYLWIATAFSLVVGTCGLPHVLVRFYTVENERTARWSTVWGLFFICLLYLSAPAFAAFGTDLYSRNIGAVYGDPGMTSAAGDVIVVLATQLAELPEWFVGLVAAGGIAAAIATVSGLFIAGSSAISHDIYANIVNEDASQRRQVLVGRASIVALGVVTTLAALDPAAPIAALVSYAFSLAGAVLFPMFFLGLWWENTNRQGALAGMTTGLIVWTVPMINEVLPTYVGSGEPYSATLAAAVPAIGSALIAVPVVFAVTIGVSLVTDEPDMETKRLVRQCHSPEPMTRMQSAEDVAATDGGEPGDD